One Thamnophis elegans isolate rThaEle1 chromosome 2, rThaEle1.pri, whole genome shotgun sequence genomic window, CATACTGATAATTTTGACTGAAGCTCATCGCACAGTTcttgcatttatatggtttctccccagtgtggatccttttatgggaggTAAGAAAACTTGAAgctctgaagctctttccacactccatacatttatAGGGCTTTTCCCCAGTGTGAATCCGTTTGTGGTAAGTCAGGGAACCTGATTCAGTGAAGCATTTTCCACACTCCTGGCATTTatacggtttctcccctgtgtgcttTCTTTTATGGAAACTAAGGTGTTTTGCAGAACGGAAGCTCTTGGTACAGTctgtgcatttatatggtttctccccagtgtggattCTTATATGGGAAGCAAGTAACACCGAAGCTCTGAAGGTCTTCCCACACTCCTGACATTCATATGGTTTCATCCCTGTGTGGATTGTTTTATGAGATGCGAGGGAACCTGATTCACTGAAGCATTTCCCACACtctgtgcatttatatggcttttccccaGTGTGGATTCTTTTATGGCAAGTGAGGGAACTTGATTCGGCGAAgcattttccacactccatgcacatgTAGGGTTTTTCCCCGGTGTGGATACGGTTATGCACGGTATAACTATGTTTTTGATTGAAACTCTTTCCGCATTCTTTACATTCATAcggtttctcccccgtgtggattcTTTTATGGCAAGTGAGGGAACGAGACTCGGTAAAGCATTTGCCACACTCGGTGCAtttataaggtttctctcctgtgtggattctaGTATGGCAAATAAGATGACTTGGATTTTTGAAGCATTTTCCACACACTGTGCATTTGTATGGTCTTTCTCCAGTGTGGACCCTATAATGAGAAGTAAAATGACTTAAATCTTTGAAGCATTTTCCACACACCAGACATTTGTATGGTTTTTCTCCTTGTATTCTCTGACATAAAGTAAGGAGAAAGGTCCTTCTGGAACGTTTTCCGctttcattctgtttctctaCGATGTGGCTTCTGCAAAAATTGCATAATCCTGATACATCTGTGGCTACTTTTCCACACCTTGGACACGCGTCTCTTTTTGGATGAACATCTTTGACTAAGGAGACATTGTTATCTGCACATGGTAAAGTAGAGCATTTCCCTGGCTCCCCCTTTAACTCTTTTTCCACAGGACTTGGCTTTCCGGAAAACTTTTCCACAACTTCCTTTTTGTCTTTTGGCAAAGGTGCTACTGCTGCTTGGCCGGAATTCTCCATCTCCCATCCATCACCTgcttcaagagaaaaaaagaaaaaatgacacAAAATGAGGTGCAAATGAGCTCAAGCGTCATTGTTGCAAGCCCTTATTTGAAAACTATCAAATCTTCCCTCCAACTCTTCTTCCTTTTAGCTCTTTTTTGTGAATCCTCTATCTCAGGATTGTCAAACTCACGGTCCACAGGCTGAATGCATGATAAGCTGGTGACACCCACCCCCGTTTTGGCAATGGAGGAAAGTTATGGTACATCACATGAcatcgcgagtttgacacccgtgctctaccTGCTTCTGTCATAACATGGGACTGTGCTTGGTATTGGGTTGATGTAAGATCTGCCACAGGATCCCTTCTTGTCCTCCATGATGCAGAATGCAGAACTGAATCCTACCTACCCTATCCCTGAGCAATATCAGCCCTACTACTCCTTCTGATTCAGTTCCAAAGGAGAAGGAAACAAGGGGTAGTTTCAAAAGCTGTCTCTATTCAGCAACGGGCTTAATGATGGAGAACCTACTGGTTTAATTTCAAACTGAGAAAAGGGAAGTGATAATGGACTTGGATCTTGAGAACTGAGCTTCAACGTGAGGGAGCTCTGCCTTGAAAACTGGTTCTCAATCTGGGTATGTTCATTCATCCTTAGTTGTCCCTGCATTTGCTGGCAGAACTTACAAAAGGAAGCCTtggagaaaatgggagggagagTCATGTGGGTGGAAGGCCCCCATCTCTGGAAAATTTGGCCCACCTAAGTACTCTATATGTTGGACAGCCCAATTCTCTATATGTTACACTCTTGGGATACACTCTGTGGGAGCCAagatagtcctagacttacaacagttcatttagtgaccattcaaagttaaaacggcattaaaaagtaacttatgaccattttttacacttacaaccattgtacaACCATCAAAATTCGGAtacttggtaactggttcatatttatgacagttgcggcatcccagggtcatgtgatccccttttgtgactgtcTCATAAGctaagtcaacggggaagccagatccacttaacaactgtgtcactaacttaacaattgaagtggttcgcttaacaactgcaacaaggaaggtcataaaacaaggcaaaattcgcttaataaatgtctcgctgaacaacagaaatttggggcgcaattgtagttgtaagttgagaacaacCATTATTAGGGCTTCCATGTGCCATCATTAGACAGAAAAATACAAAGAGGAAGGCTATCTAAAAAGTGTGACAGACAGGACTGGaaactggctgggatgggaaactGCATGGAGGATCCTCTCCCATATCTGGAGACAGGATGAAGATTTTAGCccttcttttatatatatttatacatttttcttttatgttcaTAAGTGCTTTGTGAgcagtgtattgtctgggtcgCTTTGCTTACACATAGTAATAGTTATCCAATTTCTAATCTCTATTATCAAGCCATTGATAAAGCAAATtccatgttaaaaaatattccgtatcttctttatcctttatctTTAAAGTCAACCTATTCATTGCTGAACAATCTGAGTTTTTCTGTAAgtatttcctcatttttccagtgctgtgcaaatgcaattcttgctgctgtcaagacATGCAgtattatcatatttttcggagtataagacgtaccagagcataagacgcaccaacgttttaaagaggcaaattaaaaaaaaagtttttgcactctgcaaacctccccaaaacagcccatttttcgtaaaaacgggcccatttttttaaaataaaaaggcatgaatagaaTACTGCTGAGGGGTGGGTGTGGGagtcaaaaacgagcaaaaaatggcccatttttcgctcatttctgctctccccagcctccaggagcactctgaaagcttcctaccagctatgcacggccattttcgTGAAGGGGGCAGgctttcgggaggcaaaaaaatgccgtATTCAAAGACACACCCAGagttttagcctcttttttggggggaaaaggtgcgtcttatactctgaaaaatacgataagtGTACAGTCCCTTTATCATACTTTTCCGGTagtatgcctaacaaaaatatttctgccttATAATCTATATGTTACTTTtaacattttttctaaccatgtatACATTTTCatccaaaaaagttttgcttttgaacatatccaccacatatgataatatatgcccatttccaacatttggcagaCATGTTTTGGAACATCTTTGCTAGCCTCACCGGTAGTTTTAGCCCTTCTTAACAGACTAAATAGAAGTGGAAGTGCAGGTGAGGACACTCTCTTCCACTGTAAAAAAGAAGAGGCCAGCATTTTCCAAGAAAGAAATCAGCTGTCTGGCTAGCTAGAAAATACTTTCCACCACAATTTAAGGCTAGAGAAACATGAGTTCCTTACTTAGGGAGGCCACGTTCTTTGCATTTTCCAGCATGACTTCTTGGTACAAAGTCTTTTGCTCACAATCCAGCAGGGTCCACTCCTCGACAGAGAAAAACACAGCTACATCCTCAAAGGAAACGGAATTCTGAAATGGAAACCACACACTCTACAAATATTCCTTTTAAGAAATGGTTGAAtaatgtatactgtttttcttaaaAGAACAAACCTGATTCCCAACTAGAATAGATAAGCAATAGCCCTGAGTTCTGAGCCTCTGATTGAAAATATACCTGGGGAACAATCCAGTAGCAATGTAACTTGTTGTACACCCTTCTATTAACATCCAAGGGCACGGGTGAAACATGAACAAATCACTTCATTACTGGGGAGGctaagaataaaattaaatatactttttatagGATTTCTTGAGAATAAAAATGGATcttgttgcatttttaaaaatcaaagccTAATTGAAGGAAGGATGACTAGAACAAGAGTAGATATATTGTAGATATTAGCTACATAGTATAAACTTAAagaggggacacggtggctcagtggctaagacgctgagcttgtcgattggaaAGGccgacagttcagcagttcgaatccctagagtaacagagtgagctcccgttacttgtcccagcttctgccaacctagcaactcgaaagcaaataaaaaatgcaagtagaaaaataggaaccacctttggtgggaaggtaacaatgttttgtgtgccttcggcgtttagtcatgccggccacattaccacggagatgtcttcagacagtgctggctgttcagcttagaaacggagatgagcactgccccctagagtcggaattgactagcatatatgtgcgaggggaacctttacctttaaacttaAGGGGAACCTTAAGTGCTTCCTCTTAAGGAGATTATATTAAACTACAGTCAATTAAGAATTTTAATACAATAAGCCAGCCTCACTCAACTTATCATCCTAATTTCTTTCTAATTTTCATATCTATATCTGTGTGCAAATGTTACTTAGATAATTCTtaacctgtgatttttttttcaaaagactgCTTATCAATAATATTGCATGTTCATGCATTGCAGAGTTCAAACCCTAATTACATTACCAAGTACATTCCATTCAACGTCCAAGGGAGAAGAAGGTGACTTTGGATTGTAAGATGGTTCCTCTCGAATCACTTGTAGCACTGTGTGACTTCCTATCAAAGTATCAGGAAGCTGCTTACAAAACAGCCCCTCTCCCATTTTGGACAGGGTTGGAGCATTTTGGATAGGGCCGGACAGTAGCAGTTTGAGGAGGGAAAGATCTTCCTACCTTCCTTGGAAAAACAAGTGCTCCAACACGGACAACTGATGTTCCAGAAGATACCATTGATGTTGCTCTGGTCTCTGAGAGTAAGAAAAAAACAGAGGAGCTACTTGTTATAAAAACACTCCTCCTCTATTCTTTCACATTCAGAAATCCATCCTTTGTGTCTGCTGACTGGGTGAGTGAGAGGTATGAGTGCCTTGTGAGCAAAGAACAGCCCATCTGATGTCATCATAGCCCCCCAGGGATCCAcaaaccacaggttgagaactactgGCCCAGCAGAAAGCCCAATTCCTTTTTAACTGAACGCTGTAACAAGACATTCTTGAGTGATGTTATAACCagagtaaatttaaaaaatgaaaaggaattcGCAAATGGAAGGAACTTGGGCAAAGTCAAGTCAGAGGCTAAAAAGGCTTGGATcagtggtgacgcagtggttagaatgtggtattgcaagctaactctgcccacagtcagaagttcgatcctgagatcccaaccagctcaaggttgactcagccttccatccttccaaggacggtaaaataaggacccagattgttgggggcaagaggctgtaaACTGCTAAGAGAGGAGCTGGAAAGGATTGTGAATTGCTAGTCTAAAGGGCTTTTACCTGATGGTCTCTTCTGAGATGGATCTTCCTGAGGGATTCCCCCAAACAGCATCTCTAAGGAGGGATCAGCCCCCTTTCCTCCGAGCCGTTCAGCAGCCATTTAGCCCAAGGGCTTCCAGACCCAAAACAGCACCAGTGTTTCTGCGAATTCTGCAGtatataaatggaataaatgaTTATTGTTCTTATTAATGCTTCCATACTTCAGCCTGCCTCCATTGGGGATCAGTGCAGTGCATGTAGTGatttgtgaaaatatctacagacccttcacatactggacataaactgtttcaacttcttcccttAAGATGACCCTATAGAGAATTGCATGCcataacaactagacacaaggacagtttccccaaCCCCTCTGCTacacaactaattcccacaacactatctAAAGTCATATTACTATTctgtttctcatctttcctattgcctattattttagcattttatGACTATCACTTTATGCTTTGTACCTTAAGATTTATGTTGActgcttttatttagtatccaattatgatttgcttttatttagtatcctatgactatcagaTACAACAAGACCGTtgtgatttatgatgattgtttTATAATTATGATCATGATGTATCACTTGTTCCTTGTATGTGGAGTGAGAGCTTCTATCCTGAAGACAGATTGCttgggtccaatcacacttggccaataaagaatctaatctaatctaatgtgttctgttctctgttcttttcttttcttattcttccattcctattcctatgttctgctctattcctattcttatcctgtcctatcctatccttcttcCATTCCAGTCCTATGCCTATTGTTCTGTTGTCCtatcctgttctgttctactctattcttttattcctattattctattctgctatgctatgctatgttatGCCACGCTAtgcttcttccattccattcctatttctattgttctattgtcctgtctgtcctgtcctgttctactctattcttattcttccattcctattcctattcttctattctattctattcttttttatcatattctattctactctactctactcttattcttccattcctattcctatgttctgttctgtcctattcctatcctatccttcttcCATTCCAgtcctattcctattattctgttgtcctgttctattctattattcctattcttctattctgctatgctatgctatgctatgctacacTATGCTATGcttcttccattctattcctattgttctgttgtcctgtcctgtcctactctattcttattcttctattcctattcctattcctaatcctattcttctattctattctattctattctttcttatcctattctattctactcttattcttccatttcaattcctttccattccattccctattcaaTTCCCATTCGATTCCCAAGGGTGGGGAACACACATAAAACCgtaacacacagagagaggggcggggagggagggagggagggagagagggagacccACCTTGTATTCCCGAGGCTTTTCCCCCAAAGACGCTTCTTCAGAAGCCGCCGCCGTTTGGAAGCGTCTCATCAAAGGCAAAGATTAAACCATTCCGGGATGGGTCCGAGTACGAGATGATTTGAGGGCGGCGGGGGCGGGTGACTAGCCGCGGGGCTCTCCGGAGCTAAGCTTCCTTCGGACCGACTCTTGAAGACTAGCCTCCCGACCCAGGAGACAAGCCCCAAGCAAGCCACAGCAAGCTCTGGCGCTGATCGGGGCAAAGAGACCAGACCTTCTAGACCCTCCGGAGGGAGCTGTCCGGGCTGCAGCCAAGAGCCTCCCCGGGCAGTCAAACAGGGACTTTGCTTGCCCTGCACCCGCCCGAGTTCCGATCCCCAAGCGAGGCGCGGAGGGGTGGATCCGCGCACCGCCttcctctcagcccagcccaaaaCCAGCCGCGCAGCTGCACCCGCGCGCATGCGCTTTCTTCCCcgtcaaaggtgtttttttcttccGCCAGTCAGAGTTTGGGGGGCGGACGGGGGAGACGGGACTTGCAAGGCACCGAGCGGGGTCTCCGTCCTAGAGAGGTCCTCGGGCACTTCCGGTCTTTTCCCCGTCCGGGTTTCTGTTGAGAttctgggatgggggggggggctctttcctGCTGAAGTAGGGAAGCGGGGGAGCTTTTGCAAGAGGGCGTCCCCGGGCGCGTCGTGTTTTCATGCAGGGAAGGAAATGGGTAGAGGACGCCCAAGGGGACCATCGGGGAGGAGTTAGGGGTTAGGAGTTTGAGAAGGGGGTGGGTAAAGACGGACTTTATTCAGAAAACGATCTTTTCATACCACAGTTGAGTGTAGAACAGAGCAGAGAATAGAGAAggcgataggataggatagagaagagaagataatagcaaatatagaatagaatagaatagaatcctttattggctaagttgattgaacacacaaggaatttgtctttggtgcatatgttctctgtACATAGAATagcaatggaagagaagagaagagaagagaaattatttattggccaagtgtgattggacacaaggaatttgtctttagtgcatatactctcagtgtgcctaaggagaataaaatacattcatcaagaataaaaagatataacatttagtgatagtccaggttactaataagctatccattcatactaggaaacaaataaaacaatataagttgaaagatacaagcaacatggttatagtcataggaGTCTATATAGTATAGGAGAGATAgacactaggaaggaagagaagaataatattaatacagtcttagtaaatacaggaataggaatagaagaataagaatagagtaggaCAGGACAACAGAACAATGAGAATGGGAATGGAAgaagaattaatagaatagaataggattctttattggccaagtgtgattggacacacaaggaatttgtctttggtgcagatgctctcagtgtacataaaagaaaaaatacattcataatgaattataaagtacaacacttaatgcaagtaagcaatcaaatcatactaggaaacaatataagtcataaagatacaagcaacaaagttatagtcatacagtcacaagtgggaggagatgggtaataggatCGATGaggagattaatagtaatagtaatgcagacttagtaaatagttagaaagtgttgagggaattatttgtttagaatagaatagatagtatagtataattataatgtatataatatatataagggatgctatggctcagtggctaagatgctgagcttattgatgagaggttggcagttcggtggttcgaatccatagcgtaacagagtgagatcccgttacttgtcccagcttctgccaacctaggaactcgaaagcaagtaaaaaatgcaagtagaaaaattggcaccagttttggtggaaaggtaacaatgttccatgtgcctttggcatttagtcatgccggccacatgaccacggagacgtcttcagacagcactgcctcttcagctttgaaacagatgggcaccaccccctagagtcaggaacgactagcacatatgtgcgagaggaacctttacctttttatagtataattataatataatgtatataatatatggTACATAATGGAAaggataatatatatttataatcacTTTCTTGTAGAGaaagccaattaaaaaaaaaaaaaacgccttTGGAGAGGACATGACAGCTGCTTCCCTTCTGCCCGCCTGGAAAATGCAACCTTTCTCCCCTCTTTGCCTGTGCACGTGCTATTGCACACGGATTCCACCAGAGGGCTACCGCTGCCAAACCGAGGGAACACATTGGGGGCAGCCGGCtttccagaggaggaggagaaaagggaatGACATCACAAAGCGTTGCCTCTCTAGGACACTGCACTCTTTCTCCATCACTCTGAGCGTTGCTgcaggtaaaaaaaaattgacgCGGGGAAAGTCTTGCAGGGGAGACAGCCAGATGTGGCCCTAAGGGAGGTGAAGGAGAGAGGGATGATCTGTTCCCATGCAAAGGGAAGTGGAGGGTCCTCACCCTGGAGGAAGGAGAGACATATGCCAAGTCCTCATCCAAGTTCAGTGGGAGAGTCCAAATCCCATGTTCCCCAGCTGCTCCTTTCCATGCAAACAacaggcggggtgggtgggtggggtggagaaGCAGAAGACCAGACCAGAcatgttctctccccccccccccccgaagagcCCCGGGATTTCCAGGAAACAAGTAGGGGCTGGGGAAGTCCTTCCCACCCCGTTTTCTGGGAACAGCCAGAATGAAGGGAGAGGGAAGATCTACCTTGTAAATCTCAAGCAGGAGATGTCCTGATTCGCACTTGGTGCTGGTTGAGGCTCAAAGAGAGCCGGATCCTTCACAGTTCAGCCTGTCTTAGGAGGGGGAATGAAGCAGGACAGCATCTCCAGGTAGTCTGGTGGTTGAACCTGGCTCCTACTGTTGCCTGACTCATGTGGGTTCAGCATGTTGTACAAACCTGTCTTAGTGTAAGAGTATGGCTAGGCtcataaatctttaaaaaagagaaatggagCATCCTAAGCCAGGATCATGTCTTTTCCTTtcgttacaatacaatacaatagcagagttggaagggaccttggaagtcttctagtccaaccccttgcctaggcaggaaaccctataccatttcagacaaatatctatccaacatcttcttaaagacttccagtgttgaggcattcacaacttctggaggccaattgttccactgattaattgttctgtcaggaaatttctcctcagttctaagttgcttctctccttgatcagtttccacccattgcttcttgttctaccctcaggtgctttggagaataatttgatttcctcttctttgtggcaacccctgagatattggaacactgctatcatgtctcccctagtccttcttttcattaaactagacatacccagttcctgcaaccgttctttatatgttttagcctccagtcccctaatcatctttgttgctcttctctgccttttcttagagtctccacatcttttctacatcatggcgaccaaaactgaatgcagtattccaagggtggccttaccaaggcattataaagc contains:
- the LOC116503772 gene encoding zinc finger protein 420-like isoform X1, producing MAAERLGGKGADPSLEMLFGGIPQEDPSQKRPSETRATSMVSSGTSVVRVGALVFPRKNSVSFEDVAVFFSVEEWTLLDCEQKTLYQEVMLENAKNVASLTGDGWEMENSGQAAVAPLPKDKKEVVEKFSGKPSPVEKELKGEPGKCSTLPCADNNVSLVKDVHPKRDACPRCGKVATDVSGLCNFCRSHIVEKQNESGKRSRRTFLLTLCQRIQGEKPYKCLVCGKCFKDLSHFTSHYRVHTGERPYKCTVCGKCFKNPSHLICHTRIHTGEKPYKCTECGKCFTESRSLTCHKRIHTGEKPYECKECGKSFNQKHSYTVHNRIHTGEKPYMCMECGKCFAESSSLTCHKRIHTGEKPYKCTECGKCFSESGSLASHKTIHTGMKPYECQECGKTFRASVLLASHIRIHTGEKPYKCTDCTKSFRSAKHLSFHKRKHTGEKPYKCQECGKCFTESGSLTYHKRIHTGEKPYKCMECGKSFRASSFLTSHKRIHTGEKPYKCKNCAMSFSQNYQYAIHNRIHTEEKPYKCTECGKGFHKNSHLTYHKRIHTGEKPYKCKECGKSFIQKYQYTEHNRIHTGEKPYKCTECGKSFRASSFLASHKKFHAEEKPYKCVECGKPFTNSGSLAIHRRIHTGEKPYECKECGKSFSQKHHYTRHSRIHTGEKPYKCTQCGKCFTESRSLTCHQRIHTGEKPYECADCGRRFTESRSLTSHKRIHTGEKPYKCLECGKSFRASSSLTSHKRIHTGEKPYKCKNCSKSFRQKYNYTIHNRIHTGEKPYKCMECGKSFHSQKLLPSHKRIHTREKTYQGKKSFSQKHHYTEHNTIRTGEKPYQCTECGKCFTESVSLTSHQKIHKHEKSYNYMGNGIYSTSMPV
- the LOC116503772 gene encoding zinc finger protein 420-like isoform X2; translated protein: MAAERLGGKGADPSLEMLFGGIPQEDPSQKRPSETRATSMVSSGTSVVRVGALVFPRKNSVSFEDVAVFFSVEEWTLLDCEQKTLYQEVMLENAKNVASLSDGWEMENSGQAAVAPLPKDKKEVVEKFSGKPSPVEKELKGEPGKCSTLPCADNNVSLVKDVHPKRDACPRCGKVATDVSGLCNFCRSHIVEKQNESGKRSRRTFLLTLCQRIQGEKPYKCLVCGKCFKDLSHFTSHYRVHTGERPYKCTVCGKCFKNPSHLICHTRIHTGEKPYKCTECGKCFTESRSLTCHKRIHTGEKPYECKECGKSFNQKHSYTVHNRIHTGEKPYMCMECGKCFAESSSLTCHKRIHTGEKPYKCTECGKCFSESGSLASHKTIHTGMKPYECQECGKTFRASVLLASHIRIHTGEKPYKCTDCTKSFRSAKHLSFHKRKHTGEKPYKCQECGKCFTESGSLTYHKRIHTGEKPYKCMECGKSFRASSFLTSHKRIHTGEKPYKCKNCAMSFSQNYQYAIHNRIHTEEKPYKCTECGKGFHKNSHLTYHKRIHTGEKPYKCKECGKSFIQKYQYTEHNRIHTGEKPYKCTECGKSFRASSFLASHKKFHAEEKPYKCVECGKPFTNSGSLAIHRRIHTGEKPYECKECGKSFSQKHHYTRHSRIHTGEKPYKCTQCGKCFTESRSLTCHQRIHTGEKPYECADCGRRFTESRSLTSHKRIHTGEKPYKCLECGKSFRASSSLTSHKRIHTGEKPYKCKNCSKSFRQKYNYTIHNRIHTGEKPYKCMECGKSFHSQKLLPSHKRIHTREKTYQGKKSFSQKHHYTEHNTIRTGEKPYQCTECGKCFTESVSLTSHQKIHKHEKSYNYMGNGIYSTSMPV